Proteins encoded together in one Miscanthus floridulus cultivar M001 chromosome 16, ASM1932011v1, whole genome shotgun sequence window:
- the LOC136511652 gene encoding uncharacterized protein, producing MRFVLPGHPESTMRQAVFPIAVRLTRGEHVALAPAVLASRYFLDITGTTAVVEAERVDGVDGELDGVHVRVQVGARVPE from the coding sequence ATGCGCTTCGTCCTCCCGGGCCACCCGGAGTCCACCATGCGCCAGGCCGTCTTCCCCATCGCCGTCCGCCTCACGCGCGGGGAACACGTTGCCCTCGCGCCCGCCGTCCTCGCCTCCCGTTACTTCCTAGACATCACGGGGACGAcagcggtggtggaggcggagCGCGTCGACGGAGTCGATGGCGAACTCGACGGCGTCCACGTGCGGGTGCAGGTGGGGGCCCGCGTTCCCGAGTAG